A single Biomphalaria glabrata chromosome 2, xgBioGlab47.1, whole genome shotgun sequence DNA region contains:
- the LOC106056248 gene encoding clusterin-associated protein 1-like isoform X2, giving the protein MSYRDLRNFTEMMRALGFHRLISMENFRTPNFKLVYECLIWLMKRYDPNADLAIDIDTEQDRVIFIKTVAEFLATKAHIKLNTKKLYGADGYAVKEMLKVTNVLYNATKSNVAGKLESGAGDVSSVAFDVSSRINELKEARRLASEITVKGAQLYDLLGKEVDLREQRAMVVAKALEINEVEHGLQASIEAVRNEIQKTKTMLDNVASDEANLEIKIEKKKSELERNNKRLQTLQSVRPAYMDEYERLEEDLEKLYDAYMIKFRNLAFLETQLEEQNKVEQDKLEETEQQLKVMADKIKTEERKHQQISPDDEDDTNIFDDDKDSEEELPKRARVADRFRTEAPGPQKGGKIAGGMNPEISEESGSEGSGDSDIDLDDDDDDDEVDDDDDDDDDEDFKAISGMPSQKARNQPPPDEMDDSDF; this is encoded by the exons ATGAGCTACAGAGATCTGAGAA ATTTTACAGAAATGATGAGAGCTTTAGGATTCCATCGTCTTATCTCTATGGAAAATTTTAGAACCCCAAACTTTAAATTAGTTTATGAATGTCTTATTTGGCTGATGAAGAG atatgaTCCTAATGCTGATCTTGCAATCGACATTGATACAGAACAAGATCGTGTGATATTTATTAAAACTGTTGCAGAGTTCTTA GCAACAAAGGCTCATATAAAGTTAAACACCAAAAAGCTTTATGGAGCTGATGGCTATGCTGTGAAAGAAATGCTTAAAGTCACAAATGTCCTGTACAATGCCACCAAAAGTAATGTAGCTGGTAAACTGGAATCAGGGGCTGGAGATGTTTCCAGTGTTGCTTTTGATGTTTCCTCAAGG ataaatgAACTTAAAGAGGCAAGAAGATTGGCTTCAGAAATCACAGTAAAAGGAGCACAGTTGTATGATCTTTTAGGAAAAGAAGTTGATCTCAGG GAACAGCGAGCTATGGTTGTAGCAAAAGCACTAGAGATAAATGAAGTGGAACATGGTCTTCAAGCATCCATTGAAGCTGTCAGG AATGaaattcaaaaaacaaaaaccatgCTTGACAATGTTGCATCTGATGAAGCCAATCTAGAAATAaagattgaaaagaaaaagagtgagCTTGAAAGAAATAACAAACGTCTTCAAACATTACAGAGTGTTAG GCCTGCTTATATGGATGAATATGAACGCCTGGAAGAAGACTTAGAGAAACTCTATGATGCTTACATGATCAAGTTTAGAAATTTAGCATTTTTGGAGACACAGCTTGAAGAACAGAACAAAGTTGAACAAGACAAATTAGAG gaAACTGAACAGCAACTTAAAGTTATGGCTGATAAGATCaaaacagaagaaagaaaacatcaACAGATTTCACCAGACGATGAAGATGACACAAATATTTTTG ATGATGATAAAGACTCTGAAGAAGAATTGCCCAAAAGAGCCAGAGTTGCTGATCGCTTCAGAACTGAAG CGCCTGGGCCACAGAAAGGTGGGAAAATTGCTGGCGGTATGAATCCAGAAATTAGTGAG gaaAGTGGCTCTGAAGGTTCTGGTGATTCTGACATTGATTtagatgacgatgatgatgatgatgaggtggatgatgatgacgatgatgatgatgatgaagactTTAAAGCAATTAGTGGTATGCCCTCTCAGAAAGCCAGAAATCAGCCACCACCTGATGAAATGGATGATAGTGACTTCTGA
- the LOC106056248 gene encoding clusterin-associated protein 1-like isoform X1: MSYRDLRNFTEMMRALGFHRLISMENFRTPNFKLVYECLIWLMKRYDPNADLAIDIDTEQDRVIFIKTVAEFLATKAHIKLNTKKLYGADGYAVKEMLKVTNVLYNATKSNVAGKLESGAGDVSSVAFDVSSRINELKEARRLASEITVKGAQLYDLLGKEVDLREQRAMVVAKALEINEVEHGLQASIEAVRNEIQKTKTMLDNVASDEANLEIKIEKKKSELERNNKRLQTLQSVRPAYMDEYERLEEDLEKLYDAYMIKFRNLAFLETQLEEQNKVEQDKLEETEQQLKVMADKIKTEERKHQQISPDDEDDTNIFDDDKDSEEELPKRARVADRFRTEASNTAPARNLAPGPQKGGKIAGGMNPEISEESGSEGSGDSDIDLDDDDDDDEVDDDDDDDDDEDFKAISGMPSQKARNQPPPDEMDDSDF, translated from the exons ATGAGCTACAGAGATCTGAGAA ATTTTACAGAAATGATGAGAGCTTTAGGATTCCATCGTCTTATCTCTATGGAAAATTTTAGAACCCCAAACTTTAAATTAGTTTATGAATGTCTTATTTGGCTGATGAAGAG atatgaTCCTAATGCTGATCTTGCAATCGACATTGATACAGAACAAGATCGTGTGATATTTATTAAAACTGTTGCAGAGTTCTTA GCAACAAAGGCTCATATAAAGTTAAACACCAAAAAGCTTTATGGAGCTGATGGCTATGCTGTGAAAGAAATGCTTAAAGTCACAAATGTCCTGTACAATGCCACCAAAAGTAATGTAGCTGGTAAACTGGAATCAGGGGCTGGAGATGTTTCCAGTGTTGCTTTTGATGTTTCCTCAAGG ataaatgAACTTAAAGAGGCAAGAAGATTGGCTTCAGAAATCACAGTAAAAGGAGCACAGTTGTATGATCTTTTAGGAAAAGAAGTTGATCTCAGG GAACAGCGAGCTATGGTTGTAGCAAAAGCACTAGAGATAAATGAAGTGGAACATGGTCTTCAAGCATCCATTGAAGCTGTCAGG AATGaaattcaaaaaacaaaaaccatgCTTGACAATGTTGCATCTGATGAAGCCAATCTAGAAATAaagattgaaaagaaaaagagtgagCTTGAAAGAAATAACAAACGTCTTCAAACATTACAGAGTGTTAG GCCTGCTTATATGGATGAATATGAACGCCTGGAAGAAGACTTAGAGAAACTCTATGATGCTTACATGATCAAGTTTAGAAATTTAGCATTTTTGGAGACACAGCTTGAAGAACAGAACAAAGTTGAACAAGACAAATTAGAG gaAACTGAACAGCAACTTAAAGTTATGGCTGATAAGATCaaaacagaagaaagaaaacatcaACAGATTTCACCAGACGATGAAGATGACACAAATATTTTTG ATGATGATAAAGACTCTGAAGAAGAATTGCCCAAAAGAGCCAGAGTTGCTGATCGCTTCAGAACTGAAG CAAGTAATACTGCTCCTGCTAGGAACTTAG CGCCTGGGCCACAGAAAGGTGGGAAAATTGCTGGCGGTATGAATCCAGAAATTAGTGAG gaaAGTGGCTCTGAAGGTTCTGGTGATTCTGACATTGATTtagatgacgatgatgatgatgatgaggtggatgatgatgacgatgatgatgatgatgaagactTTAAAGCAATTAGTGGTATGCCCTCTCAGAAAGCCAGAAATCAGCCACCACCTGATGAAATGGATGATAGTGACTTCTGA